A portion of the Deltaproteobacteria bacterium genome contains these proteins:
- a CDS encoding ABC transporter ATP-binding protein, translating to MNAAIGAVHAPVVACLAVSKRYGERLAVDGLDLGVPPGTCFGLLGPNGAGKTTALRMIYGVTRPTAGRITAFGLDVARDTRRVRARLGVTLQENALVEALDARENLRIFARYHRLPHAEAERRIEELLDFLELRSHAGLPVRALSGGFQRRLAIALSLVNRPELLILDEPTTGLDPAVRLALWERVRELRARGTTILLTTHYMDEAERLCDRLAILAAGRVVAEGAPAALIREHLAAQALELAVAPADEARVLAGLDGVRRLRSGRRLVLFADDAAGLLVTLRARRAAGDPAAVVVRPANLEDVFLALTGTGLEAA from the coding sequence GTGAACGCTGCGATCGGCGCCGTCCACGCGCCCGTCGTCGCCTGCCTCGCCGTCTCCAAGCGCTACGGCGAGCGCCTGGCGGTCGACGGCCTCGATCTCGGGGTGCCGCCCGGCACCTGCTTCGGGCTGCTCGGGCCGAACGGGGCCGGCAAGACGACGGCGCTGCGCATGATCTACGGCGTGACGCGGCCGACGGCGGGGCGCATCACGGCGTTCGGGCTCGACGTGGCGCGCGACACCCGGCGCGTCCGCGCGCGGCTCGGCGTGACGCTGCAGGAGAACGCGCTGGTGGAGGCGCTCGACGCGCGCGAGAACCTGCGCATCTTCGCGCGCTACCACCGGCTCCCGCACGCGGAGGCCGAACGCCGGATCGAGGAGCTGCTCGACTTCCTCGAGCTGCGCTCGCACGCGGGCCTGCCGGTGCGGGCGCTCTCGGGCGGGTTCCAGCGGCGGCTGGCGATCGCGCTCTCGCTCGTGAACCGCCCCGAGCTGCTGATCCTCGACGAGCCCACCACCGGCCTCGACCCCGCCGTGCGGCTGGCGCTCTGGGAGCGCGTGCGCGAGCTGCGCGCCCGCGGCACCACGATCCTGCTCACCACGCACTACATGGACGAGGCCGAGCGCCTGTGCGACCGGCTCGCGATCCTGGCGGCGGGCCGCGTGGTGGCGGAGGGCGCGCCCGCGGCGCTGATCCGCGAGCACCTGGCCGCGCAGGCCCTCGAGCTCGCCGTGGCACCCGCCGACGAGGCACGCGTGCTCGCCGGTCTCGACGGCGTGCGCCGGCTGCGCAGCGGCCGCCGCCTGGTGCTCTTCGCGGACGACGCCGCCGGGCTGCTGGTGACGCTGCGGGCGCGCCGCGCAGCGGGGGATCCTGCCGCCGTGGTCGTGCGGCCCGCCAACCTGGAGGACGTCTTCCTGGCCCTCACCGGTACCGGCCTGGAGGCCGCATGA
- a CDS encoding ABC transporter permease → MSVSRYALAVWWRNFSMYRRTWKMNLLPNFFEPLLYLLSIGIGVGAYVSQMGGVSYVEFLAPGLVAVAAMNGASFEVTYNAFVRMNFEKTYAAMLTTPIQPDDVLAGEVLWAVTRATIYGGCFLIVLAALGLAPLPAALWALPILPLTGLLFAATGIAFSLRIPTIEPLTFYFTIFLTPLFLFSDVFFPLRERLSGGWLWVAEALPLLHPVRLARHAFRGEWSPVLLWDLAYVVAFSALLLGLALRVTRRRLAA, encoded by the coding sequence ATGAGCGTCTCACGCTACGCGCTCGCGGTCTGGTGGCGGAACTTCTCGATGTACCGCCGCACCTGGAAGATGAACCTGCTGCCGAACTTCTTCGAGCCCCTCCTCTACCTGCTCTCGATCGGGATCGGCGTCGGCGCCTACGTGAGCCAGATGGGGGGCGTCTCCTACGTGGAGTTCCTGGCGCCCGGCCTGGTCGCGGTGGCGGCGATGAACGGCGCGAGCTTCGAGGTCACCTACAACGCCTTCGTGCGCATGAACTTCGAGAAGACCTACGCCGCGATGCTGACGACCCCGATCCAGCCCGACGACGTGCTGGCCGGCGAGGTGCTGTGGGCCGTGACGCGCGCCACGATCTACGGCGGCTGCTTCCTGATCGTGCTCGCGGCGCTCGGCCTGGCGCCGCTGCCAGCGGCGCTCTGGGCGTTGCCGATCCTGCCGCTCACGGGCCTGCTCTTCGCCGCGACCGGGATCGCCTTCTCGCTGCGCATCCCGACCATCGAGCCGCTCACCTTCTACTTCACGATCTTCCTGACGCCGCTCTTCCTGTTCTCGGACGTCTTCTTCCCGCTCCGCGAGCGGCTCTCGGGCGGCTGGCTGTGGGTGGCCGAGGCGCTGCCGCTGCTCCACCCGGTGCGCCTTGCGCGGCACGCCTTCCGCGGCGAGTGGTCCCCCGTGCTGCTCTGGGACCTCGCCTACGTGGTGGCGTTCTCGGCATTGCTGCTCGGGTTGGCCCTGCGCGTGACGCGGCGCCGCCTCGCGGCTTGA